In Siniperca chuatsi isolate FFG_IHB_CAS linkage group LG20, ASM2008510v1, whole genome shotgun sequence, the following proteins share a genomic window:
- the nog2 gene encoding noggin-2, which yields MGLSHTLLFYVLVCVHLGVSQHYLRLRPSPSDHLPVPDLKEDPDPEYDPREQDLAERTLRKKLGSNFDPNFMSISSPMLVNLSASDNQVKLQGPMPSEIKKLDLTETPYGKRVKVGKKARRKFLQWLWTYTHCPVVYTWKDLGVRFWPRYIKEGNCFSERSCSFPEGMSCKPVKSINKIFLRWYCQGFLRQKYCTWIQVQYPIISECKCSC from the coding sequence ATGGGCCTCTCACACACGCTACTATTTTACGTGCTGGTGTGCGTTCACCTTGGAGTTTCCCAGCATTACCTTCGCCTCCGTCCATCGCCCAGTGATCACCTCCCCGTGCCCGACCTTAAGGAGGACCCCGACCCGGAGTACGACCCCCGGGAGCAGGACTTGGCCGAGAGGACTCTGAGGAAAAAGCTCGGCAGTAACTTTGACCCCAACTTCATGTCCATCAGCTCGCCCATGCTGGTGAACCTCTCCGCGTCAGACAACCAGGTGAAGCTGCAGGGGCCCATGCCTAGCGAGATTAAAAAGCTGGACCTCACAGAGACCCCCTATGGAAAGCGGGTAAAAGTGGGCAAGAAAGCCCGCAGGAAATTTCTGCAGTGGCTGTGGACCTATACGCACTGCCCAGTGGTGTACACCTGGAAGGATTTGGGCGTGAGGTTCTGGCCACGTTACATCAAGGAGGGAAACTGTTTTTCTGAGCGCTCGTGCTCCTTCCCTGAGGGGATGTCTTGCAAACCCGTCAAGTCAATCAACAAGATTTTCCTCCGGTGGTATTGCCAAGGCTTTCTAAGACAGAAATACTGTACGTGGATACAGGTGCAATACCCAATCATCTCAGAGTGCAAGTGTTCGTGCTGA